A single window of Aspergillus flavus chromosome 4, complete sequence DNA harbors:
- a CDS encoding putative ubiquinol-cytochrome C reductase complex subunit UcrQ, with the protein MGGHLDPKNGVFLGTWGDFGCPTPQRIASYSLSPNRQRPLAGTAHAAFFNTFRRFRHQVLYVAPPFIIAYAAMNWAIEKNHYLNSKPGRLAEGGDE; encoded by the exons ATGGGTGGCCACTTGGATCCTAAGAACGGAGT TTTCCTCGGTACCTGGGGTGATTTCG GTTGCCCTACCCCCCAGCGCATCGCCTCCTACTCTCTGTCTCCCAACCGTCAGCGCCCCTTGGCTGGTACCGCCCACgctgctttcttcaacaCCTTCCGGAGATTCAGACACCAGGTTCTCTACGTCGCTCCTCCTTTTATCATCGCCTACGCCGCCATGAACTGGGCTATTGAGAA GAACCACTACCTCAACTCCAAGCCTGGTCGCCTTGCTGAGGGTGGTGACGAGTAA
- a CDS encoding uncharacterized protein (of unknown function-domain containing protein), whose translation MGPPRSTMPKKSSPGQHTRDNKKEKKKPAQAPRRQTNPQTDSEETNQIDLSATIPVTLQQLLLNVFRSALLNDVYGGDANAGKGDATDATSTESRQLDIKTLIQTIKSHLYNRDFDSAFTDAKEDLLRAYALRWSASRALGYAGVFRSLLKVLVEQDGRLVSSTGSNHVVCIGGGAGAEIVALAAAWRDLVDEVERREALSAGVAGVSLDGGDCAADDQGKSISHPALSVTAVDIADWSSVVDRLSYTIRSPAVMGSKSHPAPLLNLGKRGDGEDEGEDAAGFAVRFRRSDVLSISEDELKDLLYLETSDKGNTTVMVTLMFTLNELFSTSMAKATAFLLRTTDLVRPGTLLLVVDSPGSYSTLKLGKGKAQEGAASAAAVQERQYPMKFLLDHTLLSVAEGKWERVYSQDSRWWRRDAARLGYDVGEGAGLEDMRYQVHIYRRLAN comes from the coding sequence ATGGGACCGCCACGCTCAACTATGCCCAAAAAGTCCTCTCCAGGGCAACACACCCGCGAcaacaagaaggagaaaaagaagcccGCGCAAGCCCCTCGACGACAGACTAACCCACAGACAGACTCCGAGGAGACCAACCAGATCGATCTCTCGGCTACCATTCCGGTGACGCTGCAGCAGTTACTCTTGAATGTGTTCAGATCGGCTTTGCTGAACGATGTGTATGGGGGGGATGCAAATGCCGGGAAAGGCGATGCTACAGATGCTACCAGTACAGAGTCTCGTCAGCTGGATATCAAGACGCTGATCCAGACTATCAAGTCCCATCTCTACAATCGGGACTTTGACTCTGCGTTTACCGATGCAAAAGAGGATCTGCTGAGGGCTTATGCGTTGCGGTGGAGCGCGTCTAGGGCGTTGGGGTATGCCGGAGTTTTTAGGTCTTTGTTGAAGGTTCTGGTGGAGCAGGATGGTAGGTTGGTGTCTTCTACTGGGTCGAATCATGTTGTTTGTATTGGGGGTGGCGCGGGTGCTGAGATCGTTGCTCTGGCGGCTGCTTGGAGGGATTtggtggatgaggttgagagGCGGGAGGCTCTTTCTGCTGGTGTTGCTGGTGTTTCTTTGGATGGGGGTGACTGTGCTGCTGATGACCAAGGAAAATCGATAAGTCATCCTGCTCTCTCGGTGACGGCTGTTGATATCGCGGACTGGTCCAGCGTTGTTGATCGTTTGTCTTATACTATCCGGTCCCCGGCTGTGATGGGGTCGAAGTCCCATCCGGCGCCTTTGTTGAATCTTGGAAAACGTGGTGATGGTGAGGACGAAGGTGAGGATGCCGCTGGCTTCGCGGTTAGGTTCAGACGCTCCGATGTTCTTTCTATCTCGGAAGATGAGCTTAAGGATCTTCTCTATCTTGAGACGTCGGATAAGGGAAATACTACCGTCATGGTGACGCTCATGTTCACGTTGAATGAACTATTCTCGACTTCTATGGCGAAAGCAACTGCTTTCTTGCTCCGCACGACGGACCTCGTACGACCGGGGACGCTGCTTCTTGTGGTGGATAGTCCGGGGAGCTATTCTACGCTGAAACTCGGCAAGGGTAAAGCGCAGGAAGGTGCTGcgtctgctgctgctgtacAGGAACGCCAGTATCCTATGAAGTTCCTCTTGGACCATACGCTTCTTTCTGTTGCGGAGGGGAAGTGGGAACGGGTCTATTCGCAGGATTcgcggtggtggaggagagaTGCGGCTAGGCTGGGGTATGATGTTGGTGAAGGGGCTGGGTTGGAGGATATGCGGTATCAAGTTCATATTTACCGAAGGTTGGCTAATTAG
- a CDS encoding putative prohibitin complex subunit Phb1 (unnamed protein product), which produces MAANGLYNIYRLALPVATGALIFNNSIYDVRGGSRAVIFDRLSGVQEKVVNEGTHFLIPWLQKAIVYDVRTKPRNISTTTGSKDLQMVSLTLRVLHRPEVPKLPAIYQSYGTDYDERVLPSIGNEVLKAIVAQFDAAELITQREAVSNRIRTDLMKRAAQFNIALEDVSITHMTFGKEFTRAVEQKQIAQQDAERARFIVERAEQERQANVIRAEGEAESADIISKAVAKAGSGLIEIRRIDASKEIAHTLSTNPNVTYLPGNDGKEGGKNTSLLLGLRS; this is translated from the exons ATGGCGGCAAACGGTCTCTACAACATCTACCGTCTGGCTCTCCCCGTCGCCACGGGCGCCCTGATCTTCAACAACTCTATTTACGACGTTCGTGGTGGTTCCCGCGCTGTCATCTTCGACCGGTTGTCTGGTGTGCAGGAGAAGGTCGTCAACGAAGGAACCCATTTCCTTATCCCCTGGTTGCAGAAGGCGATCGTCTACGATGTTCGAACTAAGCCCCGTAACATCTCCACTACCACCGGAAGTAAGGACTTGCAGATGGTCAGCTTGACACTGCGTGTTCTCCACCGTCCTGAGGTCCCGAAGCTGCCGGCCATCTACCAG TCTTACGGTACCGACTACGATGAGCGTGTTCTCCCCTCCATCGGTAACGAGGTCCTCAAAGCCATCGTCGCCCAGTTCGACGCCGCCGAGCTCATCACCCAGCGTGAAGCTGTCTCGAACCGTATCCGCACAGACCTCATGAAGCGTGCAGCACAGTTCAACATCGCCCTGGAAGATGTCTCGATTACACACATGACCTTCGGAAAGGAATTCACCCGCGCCGTAGAGCAGAAGCAGATCGCCCAGCAGGACGCCGAACGGGCCCGTTTCATCGTCGAGAGAGCCGAGCAGGAACGTCAGGCCAACGTTATCCGTGCGGAGGGTGAAGCCGAGAGTGCCGATATCATCAGCAAAGCCGTCGCCAAGGCCGGTAGCGGTCTTATCGAGATCCGTCGTATTGACGCCAGCAAGGAAATTGCGCATACACTATCGACCAACCCGAATGTCACGTATCTCCCTGGTAATGATGGCAAGGAAGGTGGTAAGAACACCAGCCTTCTTCTGGGCCTGAGGAGCTAG